Proteins co-encoded in one Polluticoccus soli genomic window:
- a CDS encoding thiamine-binding protein: MNNIVNLAIQVLPLEKSRQEAYTIIDKAIATINASGLKYVVSPFETVIEGPYDKVMQLLNDIQTACYEGGADSLLINMKLHTSKVTDMAINDKIGKYKDQ; this comes from the coding sequence ATGAATAATATAGTAAACCTCGCCATCCAGGTATTGCCGCTTGAAAAGAGTCGCCAGGAAGCGTACACCATCATCGACAAAGCCATTGCTACCATCAATGCATCGGGTTTGAAATATGTAGTATCTCCATTCGAGACCGTTATAGAAGGTCCGTACGATAAGGTGATGCAGTTATTGAATGATATACAAACTGCTTGTTATGAAGGCGGTGCAGACTCGCTGCTGATCAACATGAAGCTGCACACCAGCAAGGTGACAGATATGGCTATTAATGATAAAATAGGCAAGTACAAAGACCAATAG